One window of Klebsiella quasivariicola genomic DNA carries:
- a CDS encoding HutD family protein, which translates to MMVPFQLASLPVTPWKNGGGETREIICVPAPDAPFLWRASIATLQADGPFSPFPGVDRVITLLAGQPLRLCGENINQPLALWQPWAFPGEWALSSVGIVEPGLDFNIMTQRGRASATVQMVSSPQHPATDGVAYVLQGEWDLAGRRCAAGSGLCWRGESPGDLRPLGSHGRLLLAEIALK; encoded by the coding sequence ATGATGGTCCCTTTTCAACTTGCGTCGCTCCCCGTCACGCCGTGGAAAAACGGCGGCGGAGAAACGCGCGAAATCATCTGCGTACCCGCGCCAGATGCCCCCTTTCTCTGGCGAGCCAGCATCGCCACTCTGCAGGCGGATGGTCCTTTCTCCCCTTTCCCAGGCGTTGACCGGGTGATCACCCTGCTGGCGGGACAGCCGTTACGGCTGTGTGGCGAGAATATCAACCAGCCGCTGGCGCTCTGGCAGCCGTGGGCGTTCCCCGGGGAATGGGCGCTGTCCAGCGTCGGGATCGTTGAGCCGGGGCTGGACTTCAATATCATGACCCAGCGCGGGCGAGCATCGGCAACGGTGCAAATGGTGAGCTCGCCGCAACACCCGGCCACCGACGGGGTCGCTTATGTGCTGCAGGGCGAGTGGGATCTGGCCGGGCGGCGCTGCGCCGCCGGTAGCGGCCTCTGCTGGCGCGGTGAATCGCCGGGAGATCTGCGTCCCCTGGGCAGCCATGGACGCCTGCTGCTGGCGGAGATCGCGCTCAAATAA
- the sapF gene encoding putrescine export ABC transporter ATP-binding protein SapF: MVETLLEVRQLSKTFRYRTGWFHRQTVEAVKPLSFTLRERQTLAIIGENGSGKSTLAKMLAGMVEPTSGELLIDDHPLTFGDYSYRSQKIRMIFQDPSTSLNPRQRISQILDFPLRLNTDLDAEARQKQIIDTLRMVGLLPDHVSYYPHMLAPGQKQRLGLARALILRPKVIVCDEALASLDMSMRSQLINLMLELQEKQGISYIYVTQHLGMMKHISDQVLVMHNGEVVERGSTADVLASPLHDLTRRLIAGHFGEALTADAWRKDGK; this comes from the coding sequence TTTCACCGCCAGACGGTGGAGGCGGTTAAGCCGCTGAGCTTCACGCTGCGCGAACGGCAGACGCTGGCGATTATTGGCGAGAACGGCTCCGGAAAATCGACGCTCGCGAAGATGCTGGCGGGCATGGTGGAGCCCACCAGCGGCGAGCTGCTCATCGACGACCATCCGCTAACTTTCGGGGATTACTCCTACCGCAGCCAGAAGATTCGCATGATCTTTCAGGATCCGTCGACCTCGCTGAACCCGCGCCAGCGTATCTCGCAGATCCTCGATTTCCCGCTGCGGCTGAATACCGATCTCGACGCTGAAGCGCGGCAGAAACAGATTATCGACACCCTGCGCATGGTCGGTCTGCTGCCGGACCACGTCAGCTATTACCCTCATATGCTGGCGCCCGGTCAGAAGCAGCGTCTCGGCCTCGCCAGGGCGCTGATCCTGCGGCCGAAGGTCATCGTCTGTGATGAGGCGCTGGCCTCGCTGGATATGTCGATGCGCTCCCAGCTCATCAACCTGATGCTGGAACTGCAGGAGAAACAGGGCATCTCCTATATCTATGTCACTCAGCACCTGGGAATGATGAAGCACATCAGCGATCAGGTGCTGGTGATGCATAACGGGGAAGTGGTCGAGCGCGGCAGCACCGCCGATGTGCTGGCTTCGCCGCTGCACGACCTGACCCGACGCCTGATCGCCGGCCACTTTGGTGAAGCCCTCACCGCCGACGCCTGGCGTAAAGACGGGAAATAG
- a CDS encoding purine-cytosine permease family protein, with amino-acid sequence MSETRSIDYIPESERHGHPFSQFTLWFGGNLQITAIVTGALAVVLGGDVVWSLIGLLVGQMLGAAVMSLHALQGPRLGLPQMILSRAQFGVFGAVVPLVLVCVMYIGFSASGTVLAGQAMAKLLKISHVAGMLIFSAIIIVIAVLGYKVIHKLGKLASIVGILAFVYMFITLLLSADLSALARNNHFSLPTFLLAVSLSSSWQIAFCPYVSDYSRYLPRNVSAIKTCCSVFFGTVLGTQTSMTLGVLTAAIAGSAFPGHEVSYLVGLGKSQAMAMIIYFAICFGKITFTTLNAYGSFMSLTTIVSAFRRQTVLSQACRIAFVVLMVAASCIIALLSEPAFLKHFTHFLLFLLAFFVPWSAICLTDYYLISKGALDIPALSDPHQRYGFWNLYAISLYIVGVLIQLPFIENPLFHGSLTWIFAGNDVSWMIGWFGTGGLYYALRRFDRRSLPAQSLFPTT; translated from the coding sequence ATGAGTGAAACGCGGTCGATTGATTACATTCCGGAAAGCGAACGGCATGGACACCCTTTTAGCCAGTTCACCCTGTGGTTTGGCGGCAATCTGCAAATTACGGCAATTGTCACCGGCGCTTTAGCCGTTGTGCTGGGCGGCGACGTCGTGTGGTCGTTGATCGGGCTTCTGGTCGGTCAGATGCTGGGGGCGGCGGTGATGTCGCTACATGCGCTGCAGGGACCGCGACTCGGACTGCCGCAAATGATCCTTAGCCGCGCCCAGTTTGGCGTTTTTGGCGCGGTGGTGCCGCTGGTGCTGGTTTGCGTCATGTATATCGGTTTTTCTGCCAGCGGTACCGTACTGGCCGGGCAGGCAATGGCCAAACTGCTGAAGATCAGCCATGTGGCCGGGATGCTGATATTCAGTGCGATTATTATTGTTATCGCCGTCCTCGGTTATAAAGTGATCCACAAACTGGGCAAACTGGCGAGTATCGTCGGTATTCTGGCCTTCGTTTATATGTTCATCACGCTGCTACTCTCGGCCGATCTCAGTGCGCTTGCGCGCAATAACCATTTTTCGCTGCCGACGTTTTTGTTAGCCGTATCGCTCTCTTCATCGTGGCAGATCGCCTTTTGCCCCTATGTTTCCGACTATTCGCGCTACCTGCCACGCAATGTCTCCGCCATAAAAACGTGCTGCTCGGTGTTTTTCGGCACCGTGTTGGGCACCCAAACGTCGATGACGCTGGGCGTACTGACGGCGGCCATTGCCGGCAGCGCGTTCCCTGGTCACGAGGTGAGCTATCTGGTGGGATTAGGTAAGAGCCAGGCTATGGCCATGATTATCTATTTCGCCATCTGCTTTGGTAAAATTACCTTTACTACCCTGAATGCCTACGGCAGCTTTATGTCGCTGACCACCATTGTTTCCGCCTTCCGCCGACAGACCGTGCTGTCGCAAGCGTGCCGCATTGCATTCGTGGTGCTGATGGTGGCGGCTTCCTGTATTATCGCGCTGCTTAGCGAGCCCGCTTTCTTAAAGCATTTCACGCATTTTCTTCTGTTCCTGCTGGCGTTCTTCGTGCCGTGGAGCGCCATCTGTCTAACGGATTACTACCTTATCTCGAAAGGGGCCCTCGATATTCCGGCGCTAAGCGACCCGCATCAACGCTACGGTTTCTGGAACCTGTACGCGATTAGCCTGTATATCGTCGGTGTGCTGATCCAGTTGCCGTTCATTGAGAACCCGTTGTTCCATGGTTCGCTCACGTGGATCTTCGCCGGTAACGATGTGTCATGGATGATTGGCTGGTTTGGTACCGGGGGGCTTTACTACGCGCTGCGCCGCTTTGACCGCCGGTCGCTGCCGGCGCAGAGTCTCTTCCCTACCACCTGA